In Skermanella sp. TT6, one genomic interval encodes:
- the tnpC gene encoding IS66 family transposase (programmed frameshift), with protein MNAGSPLDEIMALRAALAHAEARADAAEADAAQARAKASSDQAFIAYLKLEIEKLRRDLYGVRSERKARLLDQLELQLEELEATAGEDELAAEQVAAKTTAVEAFSRRKPARKPFPGHLPRERVVVPAPTACPCCGSDKLCKLGETITETLESIPRQWKVIQTVRERFSCRACETITQPPAPFHTIPRAWAGPSLLAMVLFEKFGQHQPLNRQCERFAREGVEISLSTLADQVGTCAAVLKPLLRLIETHVMAAGRLHGDDTTVPVLAKGKTDTGRIWVYVRDDRPFGGPAPPAALFHYSRDRCGEHAERHLAGFAGILQADAFAGYNRLYRADRQPGRIVDVSCWAHARRKFFVLADIAANARRGKDASPISPLALEAVRRIDALFDLERAINGHSPEERLAARREHSAPLAAELEAWMRAERARLSRHNPVAKAMDYMLRRWETFTVFLHDGRVCLTNNAAERALRGIALGRKSWLFCGSDRGGERAAVMYSLIVTAKMNDVDPQAWLADVLARIADLPQKCLHELLPWNWKADQERKKVA; from the exons CGCTCAGGCCAGGGCAAAAGCCTCCAGCGACCAAGCCTTCATCGCCTATCTGAAGCTCGAGATCGAGAAGCTGCGCCGCGACCTCTACGGTGTGCGCTCCGAACGCAAGGCCCGGCTGCTCGACCAGCTGGAACTGCAGCTGGAGGAACTGGAGGCAACGGCGGGCGAGGACGAGCTGGCCGCCGAACAGGTCGCCGCGAAGACCACTGCGGTCGAGGCGTTCTCCCGCAGGAAGCCGGCACGCAAGCCCTTCCCCGGCCATCTGCCGCGTGAGCGCGTCGTTGTTCCTGCCCCCACCGCCTGCCCGTGCTGCGGTTCGGACAAACTGTGCAAGCTGGGCGAGACGATCACCGAGACGCTGGAAAGCATTCCGCGCCAGTGG AAGGTGATCCAGACGGTGCGGGAACGCTTCTCCTGCCGGGCCTGCGAAACGATCACCCAGCCGCCGGCGCCCTTCCACACCATCCCGCGCGCCTGGGCCGGTCCCAGTCTGCTGGCGATGGTGCTGTTCGAGAAGTTCGGCCAGCACCAGCCGCTGAACCGGCAGTGCGAGCGCTTCGCCCGCGAGGGCGTCGAGATCAGCCTGTCCACCCTGGCCGACCAGGTCGGCACCTGCGCCGCCGTGCTGAAGCCCTTGCTGAGGCTGATCGAGACCCATGTCATGGCGGCCGGGCGTCTGCATGGTGACGATACGACGGTGCCGGTTCTGGCCAAGGGCAAGACCGATACCGGCCGGATCTGGGTTTATGTCCGCGATGACCGGCCGTTCGGCGGACCGGCGCCACCGGCGGCGTTGTTCCACTACTCGCGCGACCGCTGCGGCGAGCATGCCGAACGGCACCTGGCTGGCTTTGCCGGCATCCTCCAGGCCGATGCCTTCGCGGGATACAACAGGCTGTACCGGGCGGATCGCCAGCCGGGTCGGATCGTGGACGTATCCTGTTGGGCCCACGCGCGTCGCAAGTTCTTTGTCCTGGCCGACATCGCGGCCAACGCCCGGCGCGGCAAGGACGCGTCGCCGATCTCGCCGCTGGCGCTGGAGGCGGTCAGGCGGATCGACGCGCTGTTCGACCTCGAGCGGGCGATCAACGGCCACAGCCCGGAGGAGCGGCTGGCGGCGCGTCGGGAGCACAGCGCACCGCTGGCGGCTGAACTGGAAGCATGGATGCGCGCCGAACGCGCCCGCCTGTCGCGGCACAATCCGGTCGCCAAGGCCATGGACTACATGCTCAGGCGCTGGGAAACCTTCACCGTGTTCCTGCATGATGGCCGGGTGTGCCTGACGAACAACGCCGCCGAACGGGCACTGCGCGGTATCGCTCTCGGCCGTAAGTCATGGCTGTTCTGTGGTTCCGATCGGGGCGGCGAGCGGGCGGCCGTCATGTACAGCCTGATCGTCACGGCCAAGATGAACGACGTTGATCCCCAAGCCTGGCTCGCCGATGTCCTCGCCCGGATCGCCGACCTCCCTCAAAAGTGCCTCCACGAGCTGCTGCCGTGGAACTGGAAGGCGGACCAGGAGCGAAAAAAGGTCGCCTGA
- a CDS encoding polysaccharide pyruvyl transferase family protein — translation MRIDPGPETMAALADMTAATVARIPRDRPIVFVDYPVHLNIGDLLIHHGTDVACSKAGIRFKFQASAYTWRTHRRRLPEDAVIVLHGGGNFGDVWPDFQAFREQVLVDAGRRQVIMMPQSMHFSSPAALEAARKTIGQHRNLTMFLRDNESFEAASRTFDNAECLLAPDMAHALWASLDQGVPSSGEELVLMRNDHESVANRGGLDWIDLISILERLEARTLRNLQRIGGKAIPSSIGLDAAWINFRNRLLHQIVGIVGRYKSITTDRLHAMIIGTLMGKPVFAYDNSYGKLSRYSQLWLIPELDTTRLRGSPTPASSSWRLASALTPTRDSHKGGIVRVWGHGPDSQRHRQP, via the coding sequence ATGAGAATCGACCCGGGTCCCGAGACCATGGCCGCTTTGGCCGATATGACCGCGGCGACCGTGGCTCGAATCCCTAGGGATAGGCCAATCGTCTTCGTCGATTATCCTGTTCACCTGAACATTGGCGATCTTCTCATCCATCATGGGACTGATGTGGCCTGCAGCAAAGCGGGTATTCGATTTAAATTCCAGGCAAGCGCTTATACTTGGCGTACCCATCGGCGCCGTCTACCGGAGGATGCTGTCATCGTTTTACATGGCGGCGGAAATTTCGGCGACGTCTGGCCGGATTTTCAGGCATTCCGCGAACAGGTACTTGTTGACGCGGGGCGGCGGCAAGTCATCATGATGCCACAGAGCATGCATTTTTCTTCACCGGCTGCACTTGAAGCCGCCAGGAAGACGATAGGTCAGCACCGCAATCTCACCATGTTCCTAAGAGACAATGAGAGTTTCGAAGCGGCCTCACGCACATTTGACAACGCCGAATGCCTATTGGCTCCTGACATGGCTCATGCCTTGTGGGCGAGCTTGGATCAAGGTGTACCATCTTCTGGCGAAGAACTGGTTCTCATGCGCAATGATCACGAATCGGTCGCCAACCGAGGAGGCCTGGACTGGATCGATCTGATTTCGATCCTGGAGCGTCTGGAAGCACGGACGCTCCGCAATTTGCAAAGGATTGGTGGCAAAGCCATTCCCTCCTCTATTGGGCTCGACGCCGCATGGATCAACTTCCGAAATCGCTTGCTCCACCAAATCGTCGGGATCGTGGGACGGTACAAATCGATCACGACCGACCGTCTTCATGCGATGATCATTGGGACGCTTATGGGAAAGCCAGTGTTTGCCTATGACAATAGCTATGGCAAGCTATCACGATACTCCCAACTGTGGCTGATTCCAGAACTCGATACAACAAGACTGCGAGGATCGCCCACGCCGGCATCGTCAAGTTGGCGGCTAGCTAGTGCATTGACGCCGACAAGGGATTCACACAAGGGCGGCATTGTGCGAGTCTGGGGTCATGGCCCAGACAGTCAGCGTCATCGTCAGCCCTGA